From Epinephelus lanceolatus isolate andai-2023 chromosome 12, ASM4190304v1, whole genome shotgun sequence, the proteins below share one genomic window:
- the LOC117272127 gene encoding neuromedin-U receptor 1-like produces the protein MPVLNCSLAALFTSAATVFSDVGCPEAAVLCGMNISWVLANATAQDLGDMCLSEEEYLAKQLGPSRSPIFLPVCVTYLTIFLVGVLGNSLTCTVILRHRVMQTPTNYYLLSLAVSDLLVLLLGMPLELYEMWQNYPFLLGEGGCYFKTFLFETVCFASILNVTALSVERYVAVVHPLKVKHMATRAHVKRVIVVLWVLSMLCAVPNTSLHGIAVLPPRFGRQFPRSAICYVIKPKWMYNLIILISTLAFFLLPMLIISVLYLLIGLHLHKQRITVVDTRGSFGPESLSRSHEQKLSKRNLQVTKMLCVLVVMFGICWAPFHVDRLMWSYIDQTSEEHLQVFEHVHIVSGVFFYLSSAVNPILYNLMSTRFREMFSHFTCYSHSWSLHSSIQMTQRSTLSEKTLNSMKCS, from the exons ATGCCGGTGTTAAACTGCTCCCTCGCTGCTCTTTTCACATCTGCTGCCACTGTTTTCAGTGACGTGGGTTGCCCCGAGGCTGCTGTGCTGTGTGGGATGAATATCTCCTGGGTGTTGGCTAATGCCACCGCACAAGATCTGGGTGACATGTGCTTGAGCGAGGAGGAGTATCTGGCCAAGCAGCTGGGGCCCTCAAGGTCCCCCATCTTCCTTCCCGTCTGCGTCACCTACCTCACCATCTTCTTGGTGGGTGTGCTGGGCAATTCTCTGACCTGCACTGTCATTTTGCGCCACAGGGTGATGCAGACGCCCACTAACTACTACCTGCTGAGCCTGGCAGTGTCTGatctgctggtgctgctgctgggcATGCCATTAGAGCTGTATGAGATGTGGCAGAACTACCCCTTCCTGCTCGGGGAGGGGGGCTGCTACTTCAAAACCTTCCTGTTTGAGACGGTCTGCTTCGCCTCCATCCTCAATGTCACAGCGCTCAGCGTGGAGCGCTACGTGGCGGTGGTGCACCCTCTCAAAGTCAAACACATGGCCACACGTGCTCACGTCAAGAGGGTCATCGTCGTGCTGTGGGTGCTGTCCATGCTGTGTGCTGTGCCAAACACCAGTCTGCATGGGATTGCGGTGCTGCCTCCAAGGTTTGGACGACAGTTTCCCCGATCTGCTATCTGCT ATGTGATTAAGCCCAAATGGATGTACAACCTGATCATCCTCATTTCCACGCTGGCCTTCTTCCTGCTCCCCATGTTGATAATCAGCGTTCTCTACCTGCTCATTGGCCTGCATCTGCACAAGCAGAGGATAACTGTGGTGGACACCAGGGGTAGCTTTGGACCAGAAAGTCTCTCCAGGTCTCacgagcagaagctgagcaaaCGCAACCTGCAAGTCACCAAGATGCTGT GTGTGCTGGTGGTTATGTTTGGCATTTGCTGGGCTCCCTTCCACGTGGACCGCTTGATGTGGAGCTACATCGACCAGACGTCCGAGGAGCACCTCCAGGTTTTTGAGCACGTCCACATCGTCTCCGGAGTTTTTTTCTACCTGAGCTCTGCTGTCAACCCCATCCTCTACAACCTCATGTCCACGAGGTTCAGAGAAATGTTCAGTCACTTTACCTGTTATTCTCACAGCTGGTCATTACACTCCAGCATACAGATGACCCAACGCAGCACCTTGAGCGAGAAAACGCTAAACAGCATGAAATGTTCTTAG